A stretch of DNA from Asticcacaulis sp.:
CACCTGCGCCCACTGCGCCGAGTTCAACAAGGACGTCATGCCCGAACTGATGGCCAAGTACATCACGCCGGGCAAGATCCGCTATGTCTACCGCGAATTCCTGACCGAGCCGCGCGATGTCTCGGCCGCCGGCATCCTGCTGGCACGCTGCGCCGGCAAGGAAAACTATTTCAAGGTCGTCGATGAGATCATGAAGGCCCAGGGCGAGATGTTCGGCGACGGCACCACCACCAATGCCCTGCCGGTGCTGAAGCGCATCGGCGCCTCTGTAGGCATCAAGGACGACGCCTTCAATAAGTGCATTACCGATGAAAAGGGCCTGGCGCGCATCCAGGATAATGTCGACAAGTATCTGAAAGAAGACGACATCACCGGTACGCCGACCTTCTTCATCAATGGCAAGCGGTTCGAGCGCAAGACCGGCACTATTGCCGACTTCGATGAGGCTTTCGCGCCCCTGCTGGCGGGCAAGTAATCCATGATCCGGCGTATCGCGGCGGTTGCCCTGGCTGCTTTCCTTTTGCCCCCTGGCTCAGGCGGCGGACCTGTCCCCGGCGCTGGTCAAGGTCATGCCCACGGATCATGTCCTGGGCAGCGCCAAGGCGCCGGTCACGATCATCGAATACGGCTCGGTCGCCTGCCCGGCCTGCGCCAGTTTCAATGAAACCGTCTTCCCGCAGCTCAAGGCGAAATATATCGACACCGGCAAGGTGCGCTATGTTTTCCGCCCCATGCTGACCGGTGTGCCGGTGATCGCCGTGGCCGGCACCCGCATGGCCGAATGCGCCGGTCCCGGTAAATATTTCGACGTGGTCGATGCCGTCATGCGCGGCCAGAAGGACTATTACGCCTGGGGCGAAAGCAATATCATCGCCCAGCCGATCCTGGTGAAGATCGCGGCGGGCTTTGGCCTGTCGGAAACGGCCTTCAATGCTTGCGCCGGTGATGCCGCCAGCCTCGCCCGCCTGCAACAGGCGCACAAGGCGGCCATCGAGTCAGGCATACACAGCACCCCCAGCCTGTTCGTCGACGGCAAGGAAATGGAACGCCACGACCTCGACAGCCTGGAAGCCGCCATCAAAGCCGCCAGGTAAGCTCATCCACAGGAATTAACCCTCTTCATACCAATCTGTCTTGACGCCCGCCGTTCTGCTATGAAGGTGGTAGAATCGTTATGGCACGCCAAAAAGGCGAATTGGGTTCTTCCTTGCACTTTCAGAAGATCAAGCTTTCAGGGTTCAAGTCCTTCGTCGATGCGACAGAGTTTCGCATTGATCCGGGTCTGACCGGCATTGTCGGGCCGAACGGCTGCGGCAAGTCGAATCTGCTTGAAGCCCTGCGCTGGGTGATGGGCGCCACCTCCGCCAAGGCCATGCGCGGTTCCGGCATGGACGACGTCATCTTTGCCGGTTCGGACAAACGCCCGTCGCGCAACTGGGCCGAAGTCACCCTGACCATCGACAATTCGGAACGCCTGGCGCCGCAGCCCTTTACCGACCAGCCGATCCTTGATGTCGCCCGCCGCATCGATCGCGGGGCGGGGTCTTCTTACAAGATCAATGGTAAGGAAGTGCGGGCGCGCGACGTGCAGCTTCTGTTCGCCGATGCCTCGACCGGCGCCAATTCACCGGCGCTCGTCCGTCAGGGGCAGATATCGGAACTCATCGCCGCCAAGCCACAGAATCGCCGGCGCGTACTCGAAGAGGCCGGTGGCGTTTCCGGCCTGCATACCCGCCGCCATGAGGCCGAACTACGCCTTTCGGCCGCTGAATCGAACCTGTCGCGCCTTGATGACATCGCCCGCGAACTGGACTCAGCCCTCTCCCGCCTCAAGCGCGAAGCCCGCCAGGCCGACAAGTATAAGAAGATTTCCGCCGAAATCCGCGCCCTGCAAAAGGCCATCCTGCACGCCAAGTGGCTGGAGGTACGCGCCATGCTGGAAGGCGCGATCAACGACATGCAGGCGCAGAGCCAGCGGGTTGAGACCACGGCCCGCGCCGCTGCGGTCGCGCAAACCGCCGCCCTGAAAGCCGCCGAGGCCATCGGTCCTTTGCGTGAGGAAGAGGCCGTGGCCGCTACGGTCAACCACCGGCTCAATATCGAGAAGGAACGTCTCGATCTGGAAGAAAAACAGGTTGCCAGCGAGATTGAACGTCTGAAAGGCGACATCGCCCGGCTGCGCGGTGACTTCCAGCGTGAGGTCGATCTGTCGTCCGATGGCTCGTTACAGGTCGAGCGCCTGCAATCGGGCCTGGCGCGGGTGCAGGAAGAAATCGCCAGCGCCCCCTCGCGTGAGCCGGAACTGAAACGCGCGGTCGAGGCCGCCGAAGCTGAGCGCGTCAAGGCCGATCAGGCCATCGAGGCCATAGCCGCCGAGCAGGCCGCGCAGGTCGAGCGCCAGCGGCTGGAAGCGTCGCGCCTTGGGGAAGCGAAATCGCGCTTCGACCGCCTGAGCCAGCAACTGCAGACGGCACAAAATGATCGCAAGGCCCTGGGGACGTTCGATTACAGCGCTCTGGACGGCCTGAAGGCGCAGGCGGCGACGGCGCAATCCGATCTGGAATCTGCCCGCAAAGCCACTGAGGAGCTGGAAACGGCCCGTCCGGCGCTGGCCAATACCGAGGCGCAAAGCCGCAAGGCGATGCGCGAGATCGAGGACCAGTTGGGCCGCCTGACCGCAGAGGCGCGCGGTCTGTCGCAAATCCTGACCAGCGTTCGCAAAGAAGGCGCGCCGGTACTGGATGCCGTTCGTCCGGACAAGGGCTATGAACTCGCCCTGGCCGCAGCGCTGGGTGATGACCTTAATCTCAGCCTGTCTAAGAAGGCCGTGCAGACTGCACTCGCTTTCTGGAGCGAGGATTTTGAGAGTCAGGCAAAAGCCATTGACATGACAGCGCTTGGCGTGATGCCGCTCAGCGCCAATGTAAAAGCCCCGGCCGCCATGGCCTTGCGCCTTTCCACCATCGGCGTGGTGGCACAAGCCGATGGCGACCGCCTTCAGGGGCAGCTTCCGATCGGCGCGCGTCTGGTCTCGAAGGAAGGTGACCTGTGGCGCTGGGATGGCCTGATCGTCCGGGCCAAGGCGCCCAAGCCCGCCGCTGTCCGGCTGGCCCAGCGCACGCGTCATGACGAATTGGAAACCGAGATCGACGGGCTGAAACCGAAACTGGAAGAGGCGAAAAAAACGCAAGCCGCGGCCGCAGAAGCCCAGCGCATCCACGAAGACAGTCTGCGCAATGCCCGCAATCGCCTGCCCGATCTGGAGCGGGCCTTACGCACCCGCCAGAATGACCTTGAAAACCGTCTGCGTGCCCAGACACAATACGAAGCCCGTCTGGAATCGCTGGAGGCCACCCTCGCCCGCCTGACCTCCGAACATGCCGAGGCAAAGACGGCCTATGACGCCCTGCTGGCCAGCCAGTCCGCCGCGCTCGACAATGAAACCATGCGCGCTCGCCTTAATGAGGCGCGCGCCATGGCCGACAGCCATCGCCAGGCCGTCATGCGCGCCCGCGCCGATCTCGACCAGGACGCCCGCGACCGTCAGGCGCGTGAAGCCCGCGAACGCACTCTGACCCGCGAACTCACCGACTGGAGCCGCCGTACACAAGATTCTGCGGCGCGCCTGCTCAAGCTGGAAAAAGATCAGGCGACCGCGCAGGCCGCGCTGGAAGCCGCCCAGTCGGCACCGCGTGAGTTCGAGAGCAAGCGCATCACCCTGGTCGATTCGCTGCAAACCGCCGAAAAGCGCCTCAGTGAAGCCCGCGACAAATTGAACAGCGCTGAGGCCGAGCGCCGCGACGCCGATATCAATGTGCGCATGCTGGAGCAGGAAGCTTCGGCCGCCCGTGAGGAACGCGCCGGCGCCACGGCCCGTCTCGAAGCCATTCAGGGCAAGGCCGCCGAAATCGAAGCCATCATCCTTGACCAGACCGGTGGCACGCCTGACGATCTGGGCAAGCGCCTCAAGGAAGAAGCCATCGCCACCCCGGCCGATGCGTCGGGCGCCGAATCGCTGCTGTCGGGCCTGGAACGCGAACGCGACCAGTTGGGCGCCGTCAATCTGCGCGCCGAGGAAGAAGCCACCGAATACGAAGGCCGACTCGATACGCTTTCAAAGGAACGCGCCGACCTGACCACCGCCATCGCCAAATTGCGCGACGGCATCGACGAACTGAACGCTGAGGGCCGCGAACGCCTGCTGGCCGCCTTTGAGATTATCAACGAACACTTCAAGACCCTGTTCGTCACACTGTTCGATGGTGGTTCGGCCGAACTGCGCCTGGTCGAATCGGACGATCCGCTCGAAGCCGGCCTGGAAATCTACGCCTGCCCGCCGGGCAAGCGCCTCTCAACCATGAGCCTGATGTCGGGCGGCGAGCAGGCTCTGACCGCCACCGCCCTGATCTTTGGCGTCTTCCTGGCCAATCCGGCGCCGGTGTGCGTGCTCGATGAAGTTGATGCGCCGCTCGATGACGCCAATGTCGACCGCTATTGTCGCCTGCTGGCCGAGATGCGCGAACGCACCAAGACGCGTTTCATCGCCATCACCCACAATCCGGTCACCATGTCGCGCATGAACCGCCTGTTTGGCGTCACCATGAGTGAGCGCGGCGTCTCACAGCTGGTCAGCGTCGATCTGTCGCAGGCCGAGGCCCTGGTGGCGGAGCATGTGGCGTAGGCCATTCCAAATTTGGAAATATGAGCTTTTCCAACACGAAGGAAATGGATGATGAATTTTGAGCTTCGCTTGGAAGATATTGATCCTGAGTGGCTCATAGAAACCACTTATAAGTATGGTCCATTTTATACATGCGGTATTGGCGGTCGACAGGAACTCTCTAGCGGGCGCTTCTACGGCGATGCTAAATATCAGTTTTGCTATTATGAACAAATCAGGGATACGGGTCCTGACGAATTCATGGTTCATATATATAAAGCCACAAGTCGACGATTTTTCGGTGATAGACCAGATATCATATCTGAAGATATTGATTATATAAAAGAAAATATCACATTCTTCTACAAGACTTTTGATATTTTTACGCTCGGGGAATTTGGTTTTGGGGGAAGAGCCAAAAGGTGCGCGAAGGACGTGAAATTTAATTGGGGTATCTGGTAATGGGCCTGAATGCAGCTATCAATGCGTGCGTACGAAATGGGCTTATCAGTTATAAGCATCTCGGTATAACGCGCCAACTAACCTTTTCGCACCGCCAAAAATGATCTCGAAAAACCGCTGACAGCGTTGTTTTCTATTTTATTTCAAACAACTCCACTTTGTGCCGCGCAATTGCTTGACCTTTGGGTGTCTCTTGAGTAGGTTCCGCGCCGTTCTTAGCCGGAATAACGATCCCTGTTATTCTGCCTGCCAGGTGCCAAACGTGACAGACGAACCACCCGATAAGTCCTCGGATCAAGACGAACTGAACGATCTTGATAAGCGGCTGAAGGCGATCGAAGCGCGCAAGCGCAAGACGCATGATGTCAGCGGCGAGGTCGGCGCTAATCAGGGCTACCAGGCCCTGGGAGAGCTGCTTGGGGGATTCTGGGCGGTCTGGGGCTTGGCTGGCTCAGCGACCAGTATCTTCACACCCGGCCGTTCGGGGTGATCATCGGCGCTATTCTGGGCATGATTGTGGCGGTCTATGCGATCGTCCGCTCAAGCCGGGATAAATAGGTTACTGTTTGAATTCGCCCGCAAGGGCACATGAAATTGTCTAAAGAGGTTTTGGGGCTTATGGCCGATCCGTTACACCAGTTTAAGATTGAGAAGATCGTCGAACTCCCCACCTTCCATCTCGGCGGGGTGCCGGTGGATATGTCGATCACCAATTCCGTAATGGCCATGATCATCGCCGTCGGTCTGACCTGCCTGTTCTTCCTTCTGACCACCGCCCGCGCCAGCATCATCCCCGGCCGCGGCCAGGTGATGGCGGAAGGCATTTTCGGCCTGATAGACGACATGACCGATTCGATCATCGGCCACGATGGCAAGCAGTTCCTGCCTTATGTCCTGTCGCTATTCCTCTTCATCCTGAGTTGTAACCTGCTCGGCATGTTCACCT
This window harbors:
- a CDS encoding DsbA family protein; the encoded protein is MISSRRTLLALTTTALLLAGCGKSIKPVEGDMSLGAGENAKVTLIEYASVTCAHCAEFNKDVMPELMAKYITPGKIRYVYREFLTEPRDVSAAGILLARCAGKENYFKVVDEIMKAQGEMFGDGTTTNALPVLKRIGASVGIKDDAFNKCITDEKGLARIQDNVDKYLKEDDITGTPTFFINGKRFERKTGTIADFDEAFAPLLAGK
- a CDS encoding DsbA family protein — protein: MPTDHVLGSAKAPVTIIEYGSVACPACASFNETVFPQLKAKYIDTGKVRYVFRPMLTGVPVIAVAGTRMAECAGPGKYFDVVDAVMRGQKDYYAWGESNIIAQPILVKIAAGFGLSETAFNACAGDAASLARLQQAHKAAIESGIHSTPSLFVDGKEMERHDLDSLEAAIKAAR
- the smc gene encoding chromosome segregation protein SMC, which produces MHFQKIKLSGFKSFVDATEFRIDPGLTGIVGPNGCGKSNLLEALRWVMGATSAKAMRGSGMDDVIFAGSDKRPSRNWAEVTLTIDNSERLAPQPFTDQPILDVARRIDRGAGSSYKINGKEVRARDVQLLFADASTGANSPALVRQGQISELIAAKPQNRRRVLEEAGGVSGLHTRRHEAELRLSAAESNLSRLDDIARELDSALSRLKREARQADKYKKISAEIRALQKAILHAKWLEVRAMLEGAINDMQAQSQRVETTARAAAVAQTAALKAAEAIGPLREEEAVAATVNHRLNIEKERLDLEEKQVASEIERLKGDIARLRGDFQREVDLSSDGSLQVERLQSGLARVQEEIASAPSREPELKRAVEAAEAERVKADQAIEAIAAEQAAQVERQRLEASRLGEAKSRFDRLSQQLQTAQNDRKALGTFDYSALDGLKAQAATAQSDLESARKATEELETARPALANTEAQSRKAMREIEDQLGRLTAEARGLSQILTSVRKEGAPVLDAVRPDKGYELALAAALGDDLNLSLSKKAVQTALAFWSEDFESQAKAIDMTALGVMPLSANVKAPAAMALRLSTIGVVAQADGDRLQGQLPIGARLVSKEGDLWRWDGLIVRAKAPKPAAVRLAQRTRHDELETEIDGLKPKLEEAKKTQAAAAEAQRIHEDSLRNARNRLPDLERALRTRQNDLENRLRAQTQYEARLESLEATLARLTSEHAEAKTAYDALLASQSAALDNETMRARLNEARAMADSHRQAVMRARADLDQDARDRQAREARERTLTRELTDWSRRTQDSAARLLKLEKDQATAQAALEAAQSAPREFESKRITLVDSLQTAEKRLSEARDKLNSAEAERRDADINVRMLEQEASAAREERAGATARLEAIQGKAAEIEAIILDQTGGTPDDLGKRLKEEAIATPADASGAESLLSGLERERDQLGAVNLRAEEEATEYEGRLDTLSKERADLTTAIAKLRDGIDELNAEGRERLLAAFEIINEHFKTLFVTLFDGGSAELRLVESDDPLEAGLEIYACPPGKRLSTMSLMSGGEQALTATALIFGVFLANPAPVCVLDEVDAPLDDANVDRYCRLLAEMRERTKTRFIAITHNPVTMSRMNRLFGVTMSERGVSQLVSVDLSQAEALVAEHVA
- a CDS encoding AtpZ/AtpI family protein, translating into MGLGWLSDQYLHTRPFGVIIGAILGMIVAVYAIVRSSRDK